Proteins found in one Methylobacterium sp. CB376 genomic segment:
- a CDS encoding ATP-binding protein yields the protein MGDGAGPAGTATTAQIGALARSEAGLVRAGSDALGATGLVLALLVLATAWYARRLARWRREREVEHLHDRIWHLAESEERYRNLVEAQIELIVQRDAEGRITFANEGFARLLGTSPEALLGTTREATIAESLAAETRPDGSRTADLAIAPAAGGPPRWFAVVESAVVGRDGRPEVLRAGREITERVEAVRSLDEARSRAEAASVAKSRFLATVSHEFRTPLNGILGMADLVLETPLSPEQETYIRAIKTSGEALLTLIDGILDFSKIEAGRLDLACEPFDPAALVESVVELLAPRAQDKGLEIAADLADDLPPRVLGDGDRVRQILLNLAGNAVKFTEAGGVGITAERVGEDLVLAVHDTGPGIPEERLPLLFEEFEQGDGSASRRHEGTGLGLAITRRLVDRMGGRIETTSRPGAGSCFRVVLPLRALDGERPRPPALTGRRILVAAASAVEGPFLRARLTRSGAEVVSADGEAAAREALRARPFDAVLADRALGDEAVRRIAGAAKRAGVPRSIVLLSPFDRRDFGSPAAAGFDRYLIKPVRARSLYARLCEATRPQGGELREGAPAERRGPPPGRARVLLAEDNPINALLARKALERLDAAVTWVPDGAEALRHLEAAAAGAAEGFDLALLDIRMPGLDGLEAARRLRAFERARGAAPARLVALTANAGAEDEAAARAAGFDGFLSKPLDLAALPPLLAGAARAA from the coding sequence ATGGGTGATGGCGCGGGGCCGGCCGGCACGGCGACGACGGCGCAGATCGGCGCGCTTGCGCGGAGCGAGGCCGGGCTCGTCCGCGCCGGCTCCGACGCGCTCGGGGCGACGGGGCTCGTCCTCGCCCTCCTGGTCCTGGCGACCGCCTGGTACGCGCGGCGGCTCGCGCGCTGGCGGCGGGAGCGCGAGGTCGAGCACCTGCACGACCGGATCTGGCACCTCGCCGAGAGCGAGGAGCGCTACCGCAACCTCGTCGAGGCGCAGATCGAGCTGATCGTCCAGCGCGACGCGGAGGGGCGCATCACCTTCGCCAACGAGGGCTTCGCGCGCCTCCTCGGCACCAGCCCGGAGGCGCTCCTCGGCACGACCCGGGAGGCGACCATCGCCGAGAGCCTGGCGGCGGAGACCCGGCCGGACGGCAGCCGCACCGCCGACCTCGCGATCGCCCCGGCCGCGGGCGGGCCGCCGCGCTGGTTCGCCGTCGTGGAGTCGGCCGTGGTCGGGCGCGACGGCCGGCCCGAGGTCCTGCGCGCCGGGCGCGAGATCACCGAGCGCGTCGAGGCGGTGCGCTCCCTCGACGAGGCGCGCAGCCGCGCCGAGGCGGCGAGCGTGGCGAAGTCGCGCTTCCTCGCCACCGTCAGCCACGAGTTCCGCACCCCGCTCAACGGCATCCTGGGCATGGCCGACCTCGTCCTGGAGACGCCGCTCAGCCCCGAGCAGGAGACCTACATCCGCGCCATCAAGACCTCCGGCGAGGCGCTGCTGACCCTGATCGACGGGATCCTCGACTTCTCGAAGATCGAGGCCGGGCGCCTCGACCTCGCCTGCGAGCCCTTCGACCCGGCGGCCCTGGTCGAGAGCGTGGTCGAGCTCCTGGCGCCGCGCGCCCAGGACAAGGGCCTGGAGATCGCCGCCGACCTCGCGGACGACCTGCCGCCGCGGGTCCTGGGCGACGGCGACCGGGTCCGCCAGATCCTCCTCAACCTCGCCGGCAACGCGGTGAAGTTCACGGAGGCCGGCGGCGTCGGGATCACGGCGGAGCGGGTGGGCGAGGACCTCGTCCTCGCCGTCCACGACACCGGCCCCGGCATTCCGGAGGAGCGGCTGCCGCTCCTGTTCGAGGAATTCGAACAGGGCGACGGCAGCGCGAGCCGCCGCCACGAGGGCACCGGGCTCGGCCTCGCCATCACCCGCCGCCTCGTCGACCGGATGGGCGGGCGCATCGAGACGACCTCGCGCCCGGGCGCCGGCAGCTGCTTCCGGGTCGTGCTGCCCCTGCGCGCCCTCGACGGCGAGCGCCCGCGCCCGCCCGCCCTCACCGGCCGGCGCATCCTCGTGGCGGCGGCCTCGGCGGTCGAGGGGCCGTTCCTGCGCGCGCGCCTCACCCGGAGCGGCGCCGAGGTGGTGAGCGCCGACGGCGAGGCGGCGGCCCGCGAGGCCCTGCGGGCCCGCCCCTTCGACGCGGTCCTGGCCGACCGGGCCCTCGGCGACGAGGCGGTGCGGCGCATCGCCGGGGCGGCCAAGCGGGCCGGGGTGCCGCGCAGCATCGTCCTGCTGTCGCCCTTCGACCGGCGGGATTTCGGCTCGCCCGCCGCCGCGGGCTTCGACCGCTACCTGATCAAGCCGGTGCGGGCCCGCTCGCTCTACGCCCGCCTGTGCGAGGCGACGCGGCCGCAGGGGGGCGAGCTGCGCGAGGGCGCGCCGGCCGAGCGGCGCGGCCCGCCGCCGGGGCGGGCGCGGGTGCTGCTGGCCGAGGACAACCCGATCAACGCGCTCCTCGCCCGCAAGGCCCTGGAGCGGCTCGACGCCGCCGTGACCTGGGTGCCGGACGGGGCGGAGGCCCTGCGCCACCTGGAGGCCGCCGCCGCGGGCGCGGCGGAGGGTTTCGACCTCGCCCTGCTCGACATCCGCATGCCGGGCCTCGACGGGCTGGAGGCGGCGCGGCGCCTGCGCGCCTTCGAGCGCGCCCGCGGAGCCGCCCCGGCGCGCCTCGTCGCGCTCACGGCGAATGCCGGCGCCGAGGACGAGGCCGCCGCCCGCGCCGCGGGATTCGACGGGTTCCTGTCGAAGCCCCTCGACCTCGCCGCCCTGCCCCCGCTCCTCGCGGGCGCGGCCCGGGCGGCCTGA
- a CDS encoding glutathione S-transferase family protein — translation MATLHHSPFCPHSRFVRLVLAEMGMEPVLAEERPWERREEFLMLNPAGTTPVLVEEGGLAVPGSGVIAEYLDETRGLGLSGRRLLPEAPAARVEVRRLLDWFLAKFDQEVTGYLVTEKIHKRFMTPDLGGGPPDMNAIRAARTNVRYHLKYIGYLIARRNWLAGDHLTYADLAAAAHLSCVDYLGDVPWDEDEMARTWYARLKSRPSFRGLLADRVPGMAPADHYADLDF, via the coding sequence ATGGCGACGCTGCATCATTCCCCCTTCTGCCCGCATTCCCGCTTCGTCCGGCTGGTCCTCGCCGAGATGGGCATGGAGCCGGTCCTGGCGGAGGAGCGGCCCTGGGAGCGCCGGGAGGAGTTCCTGATGCTCAACCCCGCCGGCACGACGCCGGTGCTGGTGGAGGAGGGCGGGCTCGCGGTGCCGGGATCCGGCGTGATCGCCGAGTATCTCGACGAGACGCGGGGGCTCGGCCTGTCGGGGCGGCGCCTGCTGCCGGAGGCGCCCGCCGCGCGGGTGGAGGTGCGCCGCCTCCTGGACTGGTTCCTGGCCAAGTTCGACCAGGAAGTGACCGGCTACCTCGTCACCGAGAAGATCCACAAGCGCTTCATGACCCCGGATCTCGGCGGCGGCCCGCCCGACATGAACGCGATCCGGGCGGCGCGCACCAACGTGCGCTACCACCTCAAGTACATCGGCTACCTGATCGCCCGGCGGAACTGGCTGGCGGGCGACCATCTGACCTATGCGGATCTGGCGGCGGCGGCCCATCTCTCCTGCGTGGATTACCTCGGCGACGTGCCATGGGACGAGGACGAGATGGCGCGGACGTGGTACGCGCGGCTGAAATCCCGCCCGTCCTTCCGCGGCCTGCTGGCGGACCGGGTGCCCGGGATGGCGCCGGCCGACCATTACGCGGACCTGGACTTCTGA
- a CDS encoding TfoX/Sxy family protein, whose protein sequence is MDATAIEEIFSGLGPVTVRRMFGGKGIYHGGRIVAVEVRGDLLLKADAASAPLFAAAGATQWSYAGRKGQAIRMPYWSIPADAYDDPDAMARWVRLAHEAALRADGAADRP, encoded by the coding sequence ATGGACGCGACCGCGATCGAGGAGATCTTCTCGGGGCTCGGGCCGGTGACGGTCCGGCGCATGTTCGGCGGCAAGGGCATCTATCACGGCGGCCGGATCGTCGCCGTGGAGGTGCGGGGCGACTTGCTGCTCAAGGCCGACGCGGCGAGCGCGCCCCTCTTCGCGGCGGCCGGCGCCACGCAGTGGAGCTATGCGGGCCGCAAGGGCCAGGCGATCCGCATGCCCTACTGGTCGATCCCCGCCGACGCCTACGACGATCCCGACGCGATGGCGCGCTGGGTCCGGCTCGCCCACGAGGCGGCCCTGCGCGCCGACGGGGCGGCGGACCGGCCCTGA
- a CDS encoding undecaprenyl-diphosphate phosphatase, with amino-acid sequence MDLAGIGKAVILALVEGATEFIPVSSTGHQLLVGHFIGFQSPNNTFEVLIQLGAILAIVSVYFRTLLDLALRAPRDPKARRFILAILLAFLPAAIIGGIFSKTIKLYLFNPWIVCSTLVAGGLVLLVIDETELDQKYDDVHQFSLGMALKIGLFQCLAMIPGVSRSGATIVGAMLMGAGKRAATEFSFYLAMPTMAGAFAKDLLDNYKYLSRDDVGLIAIGFVVAFLSALFVVRRLLDYVSRHGFGLFAWWRILVGAAGFAGLIVFG; translated from the coding sequence ATGGACCTCGCGGGCATCGGCAAGGCCGTCATCCTCGCCCTCGTCGAGGGCGCCACCGAGTTCATCCCGGTCTCCTCGACCGGCCATCAGCTCCTCGTCGGCCACTTCATCGGCTTCCAGTCCCCGAACAACACCTTCGAGGTGCTGATCCAGCTCGGCGCCATCCTGGCCATCGTGAGCGTCTATTTCCGGACCCTGCTCGACCTCGCCCTGCGGGCGCCGCGCGACCCGAAGGCCCGCCGCTTCATCCTGGCGATCCTGCTCGCCTTCCTGCCGGCGGCGATCATCGGCGGCATCTTCTCGAAGACGATCAAACTCTACCTGTTCAATCCCTGGATCGTCTGCTCGACGCTGGTGGCCGGCGGCCTCGTCCTGCTCGTCATCGACGAGACCGAGCTGGATCAGAAGTACGACGACGTCCACCAGTTCTCCCTCGGAATGGCGCTCAAGATCGGCCTGTTCCAGTGCCTCGCGATGATCCCGGGCGTGTCGCGCTCGGGCGCCACCATCGTGGGCGCGATGCTGATGGGCGCGGGCAAGCGCGCCGCGACCGAGTTCTCGTTCTACCTCGCGATGCCGACCATGGCCGGCGCCTTCGCCAAGGACCTGCTCGACAATTACAAGTACCTCTCGCGCGACGACGTCGGCCTGATCGCGATCGGCTTCGTGGTGGCGTTCCTGTCGGCTCTGTTCGTGGTGCGCAGGCTCCTCGACTACGTCTCCCGCCACGGCTTCGGGCTGTTCGCGTGGTGGCGCATCCTGGTGGGGGCGGCGGGCTTCGCGGGGCTGATCGTGTTCGGCTGA
- the queG gene encoding tRNA epoxyqueuosine(34) reductase QueG: MTGPEAVPELPGRLRAWLAAGHQAGMGWMAEREAQRASPAALWPAVRSIVMLGVNAGPQEDPRAVLAARDRAAIAVYAQRRDYHDVIKGKLKELGAVLAARGGADLKVFVDTAPVMEKPLAAAAGLGWQGKNTLTVSRAFGTWLLLGAIYTDAELPRDAPARDRCGACRRCLDACPTDAFPAPYRLDANRCIAYLTIEHAGPIPPEFRAAIGNRVFGCDDCLAVCPWNKFAGAAREARLAARSDLAAPALRDLARLDEAAFRARFAGTPIKRTGRARILRNVLVAIGNSGDPGLAGEAARLLADPSPLVRGMAVWALARLAPGHLPPHPPPGEDDPDVLAEWARAHAASIPGRREGEPPCAAGAEPGITPVSLGHSA; encoded by the coding sequence GTGACGGGGCCGGAGGCGGTGCCGGAGCTGCCGGGGCGCCTGCGCGCCTGGCTGGCGGCGGGGCACCAGGCCGGGATGGGCTGGATGGCGGAGCGGGAGGCGCAGCGCGCCTCGCCGGCCGCGCTCTGGCCCGCGGTGCGCAGCATCGTGATGCTCGGGGTCAATGCGGGCCCCCAGGAGGATCCGCGCGCGGTGCTCGCCGCCCGCGACCGGGCCGCCATCGCGGTCTACGCGCAAAGGCGCGACTACCACGACGTGATCAAGGGCAAGTTGAAGGAACTCGGCGCCGTGCTGGCCGCGCGGGGCGGCGCCGACCTCAAGGTCTTCGTCGATACCGCGCCCGTGATGGAGAAGCCCCTCGCGGCCGCGGCGGGGCTCGGCTGGCAGGGCAAGAACACGCTCACGGTGTCCCGCGCCTTCGGCACATGGCTGCTGCTCGGGGCGATCTACACCGATGCGGAACTGCCGCGCGACGCGCCGGCGCGCGACCGCTGCGGCGCCTGCCGGCGCTGCCTCGACGCCTGCCCGACCGACGCCTTCCCGGCCCCCTACCGGCTCGACGCCAACCGCTGCATCGCCTACCTGACGATCGAGCATGCCGGCCCGATCCCGCCGGAATTCCGCGCGGCGATCGGCAACCGGGTCTTCGGCTGCGACGATTGCCTCGCGGTCTGCCCCTGGAACAAGTTCGCCGGGGCGGCCAGGGAGGCGCGGCTCGCCGCGCGCAGCGACCTCGCGGCGCCCGCCCTGCGCGACCTCGCCCGGCTCGACGAGGCGGCGTTCCGGGCGCGGTTCGCCGGCACCCCGATCAAGCGCACGGGCCGCGCCCGCATCCTGCGCAACGTCCTCGTCGCCATCGGCAATTCGGGCGATCCCGGCCTCGCCGGAGAGGCCGCGCGGCTCCTCGCGGATCCCTCGCCGCTGGTGCGCGGCATGGCCGTGTGGGCGCTCGCGCGGCTCGCGCCCGGGCACCTGCCCCCGCATCCGCCGCCGGGCGAGGACGACCCGGACGTGCTGGCCGAGTGGGCGCGCGCCCACGCGGCGAGCATACCCGGGCGGCGGGAGGGCGAGCCCCCTTGCGCGGCCGGGGCGGAGCCCGGCATCACACCGGTTTCCCTGGGGCACTCGGCATGA
- a CDS encoding SDR family oxidoreductase, producing the protein MNLLVFGLGYTARHFVERERARFSRIAATAQAPRPDAPEGVIARVFSPVRADPAILDDVARSDAVLVSIPPQDGDPVLRAYAEALAAGPARWIGYLSTIGVYGDQGGAWIDEATPPAPTHERTRDRVAVEEAWRALGARTGKAVQVFRLSGIYGPGRNAFVKLREGRAQRIVKDGQVFNRIHVDDIATVLAASLDRPRAGAVYNVTDDEPAPPQDVTAHAAALAGLPLPPEIDFETASLSPMARSFYGENKRVRNRLIREELGVALRFPTYREGLAGLVAEAG; encoded by the coding sequence ATGAACCTCCTCGTCTTCGGGCTCGGCTACACGGCGCGGCACTTCGTCGAGCGCGAACGGGCGCGCTTCTCCCGCATCGCCGCGACCGCGCAGGCGCCGCGGCCGGACGCGCCCGAGGGCGTGATCGCGCGGGTGTTCTCGCCGGTGCGGGCGGATCCGGCGATCCTGGACGACGTCGCCCGCAGCGACGCGGTCCTGGTCTCGATCCCGCCCCAGGACGGGGATCCGGTGCTGCGCGCCTACGCGGAGGCGCTCGCGGCGGGGCCGGCGCGCTGGATCGGCTACCTCTCGACGATCGGCGTCTACGGGGACCAGGGCGGGGCCTGGATCGACGAGGCGACGCCGCCCGCGCCGACCCATGAGCGCACCCGGGACCGGGTCGCCGTGGAGGAGGCGTGGCGGGCCCTCGGGGCGCGGACCGGCAAGGCGGTCCAGGTCTTCCGCCTGTCGGGCATCTACGGGCCGGGGCGGAACGCCTTCGTGAAGCTGCGCGAGGGCCGCGCGCAGCGCATCGTCAAGGACGGGCAGGTCTTCAACCGCATCCACGTGGACGACATCGCCACGGTGCTGGCGGCCTCCCTCGACCGGCCGCGGGCGGGGGCGGTCTACAACGTGACGGACGACGAGCCGGCCCCGCCGCAGGACGTGACCGCCCACGCGGCCGCGCTCGCGGGCCTGCCGCTGCCGCCGGAGATCGACTTCGAGACCGCGTCCCTGAGCCCGATGGCGCGCAGCTTCTACGGCGAGAACAAGCGGGTGCGAAACCGGCTGATCCGGGAGGAGCTCGGCGTCGCCCTGCGCTTCCCGACCTACCGGGAGGGGCTGGCGGGGCTCGTCGCGGAGGCGGGGTGA